From the Mycobacterium noviomagense genome, the window GAGGCAGGCCCACCGCCCGCCGGTGTCGAGCGAGGCCCCTCGCGCCTGGGCCGGCGGTGGTTCGCCGGGATCGCTGTGGCGCTTCTTCTTTTGGCCGGCGGCATCGGCGCCGGAGGATACTTTGCACTGCGCGCGCACCGGCACAGCCAGAACGTGGCCCGCGCCGAGGCGGCGGCCATAGTGGCGGCCAAGGACTGTGTCGGAGCAACGCAGGCACCGGACACCGGTGCCATGGCCGAGAGCGGACGGAAGATCATCGAGTGTTCCACCGGCGACTTCGGTGCCCAAGCCGCGATGTACAGCAGTCTGCTCGTCGATGCCTATCAGGCGGCAAACGCCCATGTTCAGGTATCGGACATGCGTGCGGCGGTAGAGCGCAACAACGGCGATGGTTCGGTCGACGTACTGGTGGCACTGCGCGTCAAGGTGACCAACGCTGAAGCCAAAGACCAGGAAACCGGCTACCGCCTGCGGGTCAAGATGGCATCCGATGATGGGCGATACAAGATTTCAAAGCTCGAACAGGTGACGAAGTGACGGTAGCGGTCGAGGACACCGCAACCGCACAGGCTGCCAACGTCGAGCCGAAGGATCGCCTGGCGCCGTGGCACATTCGTGCCGGCGCGTTGGGGGTGGACTTTTTGCCCGGCGTCGCGGTCATCGCGACAATGGGACTGAGCGCCAAGGCGTTGGCATCGCCTCTACATAGCACGTGGTTTTGGCTGGCGGTTTCGCTCATTGGCCTGGTTTTCCTGCTCACGGCCGTCAACCGGGTACTGCTACCGGCGATCACCGGTTGGAGCTTGGGCCGTGCGGTTTGCGGTATCAGAGTGGTGCGAGACGACGGCGAAGCGGTCGGACCGTGGCGTTTGTTGCTCCGAGATCTGGCACACGTGCTGGACACGGTATCGGTGTTCGTGGGTTGGCTTTGGCCGCTATGGGATTCGCGGCGGCGCACCTTCGCCGACTTGCTGTTGCACACCGAGGTCCGCCAGGTCCATTCCGATCAGCGGCCGCGCAACCTCCGTCGCCTGACCGGGACGGTGGTGCTGACCGCGGCCCTGCTGTGCCTGGCAGGAACTGCGATGGGCTACTTGGTGGTCTACCGCCATGACCGTGCGCTCGACCAGGTTCGTGCACAGATTGCGCTACAGGGCCCGAGGATTGTCACGGAAATGCTGACCTACGATCCCAAAACGTTGCAGAGCGACTTCGAACATGCCCGGTCGTTGACTACCGACAACTACCGTGACCAACTCGCCGCCCAACAGCAGGCGGTACAGAAAGGTAAACCGGTCATCAACCAGTACCGGGTGGTGGACAGCGCGATCCGGTCGGTGTCGACCGATCGTGCAACGATGCTGTTGTTCATGCAGGGGCAGCGCGGCTTACCGCCGGGGGAGCGGTACCTCAGCGCAACTGTCCGGGTGACATTCGCCAAGGGCGCGGACGCGCAGTGGCGTGTCGATGACCTGACGGTGTTGACCAAACCCGGGCCGGTGGGTCACAAAAAATGAGCCCGCGCCGCAAGATTCAATCCGACGAGCAACCGCTGCTCGTCGCGCGCACCGGGACGCGGCCGCGGCAGCTGGCGCTGCGGCTGCGTGAGCGGTTGCGCCCGCAAGCTTTGGCGCTACGGCTCCGGGCGGCTGCGCGGTCGCGACGATGGGCGTGGCCGCTGGCCACCATGGTGTCCGCCGTCGTCATGGTGGGCGCAATCTCGGCGTGCGCTCTCATGCTGTTTTCGCACGAATCGCACCGGCGGACTGCCACGAAGGAGGCGGCGGTGCTGACCTACGTGAATTCTTTTATGACGCAGTTCACCTCCGTTGACCCGTTTCACGCCA encodes:
- a CDS encoding RDD family protein, with the translated sequence MTVAVEDTATAQAANVEPKDRLAPWHIRAGALGVDFLPGVAVIATMGLSAKALASPLHSTWFWLAVSLIGLVFLLTAVNRVLLPAITGWSLGRAVCGIRVVRDDGEAVGPWRLLLRDLAHVLDTVSVFVGWLWPLWDSRRRTFADLLLHTEVRQVHSDQRPRNLRRLTGTVVLTAALLCLAGTAMGYLVVYRHDRALDQVRAQIALQGPRIVTEMLTYDPKTLQSDFEHARSLTTDNYRDQLAAQQQAVQKGKPVINQYRVVDSAIRSVSTDRATMLLFMQGQRGLPPGERYLSATVRVTFAKGADAQWRVDDLTVLTKPGPVGHKK
- a CDS encoding mammalian cell entry protein produces the protein MSPRRKIQSDEQPLLVARTGTRPRQLALRLRERLRPQALALRLRAAARSRRWAWPLATMVSAVVMVGAISACALMLFSHESHRRTATKEAAVLTYVNSFMTQFTSVDPFHANDYVDRVLAEATGDFAKQYQDKENEILIQVAKQEPTRGTVLDAGVERWTDDGGADVLVAVDVTSKSPDGKQTFENATRWMATAKQEGNQWKISNLTQVI